Below is a genomic region from Candidatus Binatia bacterium.
ACGTCATTCCCATGCAGCCCAGGCCCATCGCCGACACCGTGAGCCCCTGAGTCCCGAGTTTACGCTGTTCCATAGGCCCCACAAGACGTCGCCACGCCATCGCCGGTTGCAGAAAATGGCACTTTGAGCGGAGTCGAACGGGACCGCGGCGTCGAACGGGCGCCCGAATGAAACGTTTGCGCATACTTCTCATCGTGTCTTTCGCCGCGACGCTCGCCGCATGCGGCGGCGCGCTCAATCCGGCGGCCCCCAATCTCGCGGCCTCGAGCGCCCGTTCGCATGCTTTCGGCGCGCAGAACCCGGCGGTGTCCGGCTACAAGCAACTCTACATCTTTAAAGGAACGCCGGACGGCGCGAGCCCGTACTCCGGCTTCATCGCGCTAAACGGCACGCTCTACGGCACGACGCTCAACGGCTCGAAGAACTATTGCTCGCAGAGCTGCGGAAGCAACAACTGCTACCTGGGCTGCGGCACGGTCTTCTCGGTGAGCTCGACCGGCAAGGAAAGCATCGTCTATAATTTCAAAGGCAACTTCAACAGCGGCAGCGACGGATCGTGGCCGTTCGCGGGCCTGACTATGTTGGGCGGCACGATGTACGGCGTAGCGTCGAGCGCGGGTGCACACCAGCATGGCGCCGTCTTTACGGTCAACGGAGCCGGCAGCGAAAGCGTGATTTACAGCTTCGCCGGCGGCAACGACGGCGAGGTCGCCGAGGCGCCGGTGATCGCGTTTCGCGGCAAGCTGTACGGCACGACGGTCTATGGCGGGGGCACGGGCTGCGGCGGCGCGGGATGCGGCACGGTGTATAGCGTCACGACGGGCGGCAGCGAGTCGGTCCTGTACAGCTTCAAGGGCGGCAGCGACGGGCAGCGCGCCTACGCGCCGGTCACCGAGGTCGACGGCAAGCTCTACGGCGCGACGCTCGAGGGCGGCCAAGGCTGCGGCTCGACCGGCTGCGGCACGATCTTTTCCATGACGCTCACGGGCAAGGAACGCGTGATCTATCGCTTCGGCGGCACCAGCGATGGCGCGTATCCGAACGGCTTGACCGCTGTCAGCGACGTATTGTACGGCACGACCGAGGGCGGCGGCACGAGAAGCTCTGGCACGTTCTTTTCGATCACGCCCAGCGGCACGCTCAAGACGCTCTACAACTTCACGGACATCCCCGACGGCAATCTGCCCGGCGCGACCCTCATCCATTCAAAGGGCGCCTTCTACGGCACAACCGTCGGCGGCGGCACCACGGGCAACGGAACGGTGTTCAAGGTGACGCCGGGCGGGACTGAAACGGTGCTGCACAGCTTCGCGGCCGGCAACGACGGCTCGGACGCGCAGGGACCAGTGTATTTGTTTAACCGCTGGCTCTACGGCACGACGACGAAAGGCGGCGGCACCGGCTGCGGCGGAAACGGCTGCGGCACGGTCTTCAAGGTGAAACCATGACATGAATGTTCGCAAACTCAACCACGCGGTGCTGCGCGTTCGCGATCTCGACCGCAGCCTCGGGTTCTATCACGACGTGCTCGGCCTGGAACCGATCGCGCGCATGGGCCACGTGATGGCGTTCATGCGCGCACCCGGCTCGCTGAACCACCACGACCTCGGGCTCGCGTCGGTCGGCCCGAACGCCCCGCCACCCAACGAGCGCGGCGTCGGGCTCTACCATCTCGCATGGGAGGTCGAGGAGATTGAGTCGCTGCGCGACGCCCGCGCGGCGCTCGAACGCTACGGCACGCTGAGCGGCGCGAGCGATCATGGCGCGACGAAGTCGATCTACGGCTACGATCCCGACGGGAATGAGTTCGAGGTGATGTGGATGGTGCCGCGCGAGCACTGGGGCGAGTACGAGAACGCGGCCCCAACGCGTCCGCTCAATCTCGACGCCGAGATCGCGCGCTGGAGCGTGAAGACATCGACGGGCTGATCGTCGCTCCGTACTCGGGCCAGCTGCCGCCGCTCGATCCAGGCGTTGAAGCGGCGGTGCGCGCGCGCATGCGGTCGATCCCGATCTTCCGCAGTCTCGGTTTGTCCAACATTCGCCTCGGCGCGGGCGCGCTCGAGTGCACGGTCGCGCGCAATCCCGAGTTCGACGGCATCTTCGATTCGTTTCACGGCGGCATGCTGATGACGGCGGCCGACTCCGCGGCGGCAATCGTGAGCCTGACGATCTGGGGCGCCGACGCCCGCATCACGACCACCGACATGAACATCCGCTTCTTGGCGCCCGCGCGCAGCGACGTCAAACTCTTCGCGCAGGCGATCAAAAAAGGGCGGACACTTTGCCCGGTGACCGCCAACTTTTGGCGCGACGACGGTGCGTTGGTGGCCGTGGCGCAAGTCACGTATATGAGGCTCACATGACATTGCCTGAAATCGTATTGCCGCAGACAAAGCCGGAGACCGAGTGGGTGCGCGGCCGCCCATTGCAAAAGGTGAGCCCGCAGCGAACCCACTCGCTTTTGCAGGTCGCCTTGGCGATGCAGCTAGGTCGGTGGGCGGAGCGCCGCGGCGAAATAGGGACCGAGTGGAGCTTTCGCGTCGCGCCGCCGGGCGAGGTGCGGCGGCCTCTGGTCCCTGACGTCTCCTATGTCTCGAACGAGCGGCTCCGGCCTCTCACCGACGCCGAGATCGAGATTCCGCCGCTCTCGCCGGACGTCGCGGTCGAGATTCTTTCACCGGACGATCGGCGAATCGATATCGACGACAAGATTTCGGTGTACTTGCGCGCGGGATCGTCGCTCGTCGTCGTCGTGGATCCACGGCGTCGCGTGGTCGAGCTGCATGACAGCGCTGGGGTAGCTCAGCTCGATGAATCGCAGACGATCGAGCACCGGGCGTTGCCCGGCTTCTCCTATCCGCTGCGCGACTTGTTCGCGGTGCTGCGCCGCTCTTAGAGCGGCTTGCGCACCCAGACGCTGGTGAGCATCCAGCACTGCGTCCAGCAGTTCGGATCGCTCAGCAGCACGTTGGCGGCGTCGAGCGTCTTGGCGTCGACGAAACCCGCGCTTATGACGCGCTCGCGCACCGTCTCGAAGAACAGCTGGAAGTAGACGGCGTCGCGCGTGGTGCCGCGGATGTTCGGCACCTCGGTCTTGGCGTCGGGATGCCCGAGGCCGAGCGCCTGAACCATCGCGGGAAGCCGTCGGCCGATGAACCACTCGACGCCCTGCGACTTGCCCCACGCGATGATGCCGTTCCATGCGTCGCGCCACGCTTTCGGCTCGCACGCGAGCGCCAGATGAAAGTCGGGCTCGCAGACGAACAGCCAGCCCCCGGGCTTCAGCGCCGCGGCCATCTTCTCGAGCACGGTCTGCGCGTAATCGGCGATCTGGTGCAGCATCGCGCGGCACATCACGAGGTCGAACGCGTCGCGCGGCAGATCGGCGGTGCGCAGGTCGGCCTGGCGCACGGTGAGATTCGGCGCATCGACGAGCTCGATCAGCTGCGGATTGATGTCGACGGATGTGACGCTGCCGCTCGCGCCGACCTGCTCGCAGAGCCATTGCGTGATGCTGCCGTTGCCGCCGCCCAGCTCGAGGCAGCTCCAGCCCTCATGCACGCCCAGCGCGAGCAGCGACGCCTGCGTCCACGGATCGAGGATCTTCGACATGAGGTCCAGCCGCTCGTATTCGGCGGTCGACGCTTGGTCGAACATGTAGGAATGCACAAGGCGCGGCCTTCTGCGCCGGCCGCGCCTTATCCTCAAGGAAATCGCGACGTTAGTGCGACATCGCGCGGCGAATGGCAGCGAGCTGCATTGGGGTTAGCAATCCCGGCGGGCTGATCAGATCGACGCGCGTTCCGCGCGCGACCCAGCTGATGGGCTCGACCCGAATGCTCTGCGTCACGCTGCCGTCGCGGCGAAACTGCACGAACGCGTGTTGCCCGGGCGGGACGTTATTCATGAAGTGCGGCGCTTGCGGAGGCGCGCTGCCGGCGGTCATCCAGAACCGCATTTGCGCCGGTTCGGTTCGCCGCGCGCTGCTCTCCATGATGGTCAGTCCCGGACCACCGCCGGCGGCATCGTATTGAAACATCAGATGCGAGTCGATTCGCGACGAGCTGGGCATGAGCTCGTCGATGCGCGGCGAGAGCCCGGCGGGGATCGCGGCGGGTGCGATCACGGTGAATGGCATGTCGCGCCGGGCCTGATCGAGCGTAACGTCGTTCACGGCGACGGGCACCTGCTGGCCACCGATGACGGCGAACGCGCGCAGCATCTGCTCGACTTCGGCGCGCACGTTCGGCGCGGCGAAGACGAATGCCACGAGCACCACGCACGCCGCCGCGGCGGCGGCCGCGGTCCAGCGCGGCATTGCGCGCGGTGGGGCGACGGCGCTCGTCCGCGCTCGAACGGCGCGTTGGTTGTATTGGGGGATGTCGATCGTTTCGACGTAAGCGCCGACGGCGTCGCGCGCGCGCTCAACCTGCTGCGATTGATTCATCTTTAAACCTTCCATCTGGTGCGGCGGTGTGTTGCAAAGGTGAAGCGGGATCGTCGAGCGCCACTCGCAGGCGGCGATGCGCGAGCATCAGCCACCAGCGCACCGTCACGGCGGGCGCGCCGAGCACCTGCGCGATCTCGGTGCTGCGCAGACCGTAGAAGTAGCGCAGCACGATCGGCAGGCGCAGGCGCGGCTCGAGCGCGTCGACGGCGGCACGCACCGCGATGCGATCGTCGTGCGATGCTTCGTCGTGCCTGGCTGCCGCCTCGACCGGCTCGTCGCGCCGAATCGAACGCTGCGCGCGCCTCGCCTCGTTGACGACGATCCGGTAGAACCACACGGCGAAGCGCTCGGGATTGCGCAAGCCCTTCAGCCTGCGCCAGGCGCGCGCGCACGCTTCCTGCGCGGCGTCCTCCGCCGCGGCACGATTCCTAACGATCGACCACGCGATGCGGTAGGCGTCGGGCCAGACGGCGCAGATCAGATTGGCGGCTGCCGCGTCGTCGCCGGCGCAGGCTCGGGCCACGAGCCCGTCGTTTTGCTTCACACGAAATAGACCGCCACACCCACCAAAACGTTGGACCGGCTAACTTTGCGACGACTCGGCGATGAGGGCGGCGTAGGTGCGGCTCGCGTCGGTGGGGATGCGCTTGAGCTCGGGATCGGTGTCGAGATCGATGTGGTAGAGCCCGAAGTCGCTGCCGTCGTCGAAGGGCAGGCCCCACTCGCGATTCGAGGTGATGCTCCAGCAGAGGTAGGCCTCGACGGGGACGCCGCTTGCGACGGCCTTGCGGACCTCGCTGACGTGCGCCTTGAGATAGTCGGCACGGGCCATGCCCGACGCGCGCCCGACGCAGCCGTTCTCGATGACGATGATCGGCTTGCCGGGAAACGCGCGCGCGGTCTCGGTGAGGATCACGCTGAGCGCGCCGGGCCAGACGGGAGCGCTCGCGTATTGGAAGTCGGCGGCGGCGCTGAGCCGATGCAGCTCGCCCGGCCAGAACGACGGCACGCCCCAGTAGTAGTCGAGGCCGACGAAGTCGAGCGTACCGACGGATTCGGCCGGGCAGAGGAACTCCGGCAGCTTGCCGGCCATGCCGAGATTCCACCAGTTCGTGCCGAGCAGCGTGCTGAAGATCGCGAGGCTCTTGCGCAGTCCGAAGAGCGCGTGTAGCCACGGCGAGCGCGTCGCCTGCAGGCGCCGCTCGCCCTGCACCGGCACGAACTCGACGCGGTCGGGATCGCCGAAGATCAGCTGTGCAACCCGCCTAGCAATCTCCGGCTCGAGCCCTTCATACTGAGGCTTCGGCGCCTCGCTGGCACCTGACATGATCAAACCGGCTCGGCCTATGCGACGCGTCGCCCTCATTGTCGCGAGCGCGGCCGCAGCCTGAGCGCTCGCTCTCTCACGCGGAGCGTTCGCCCCAGTTTCATCCTGAGCCGCGCGCGCAGCGCGCGTGTCGAAGGGCGCAGAGGCAGTGTCACCCTGAGCATGTCGAAGGGTGACGGTGCACAACCCCTCCACGCCGGGCGAGATCCCTACCCGCAGCTTCCCGCGTTTGCGAATGCGTGCAAAGGAGCGATCCATCTCCGGCACCGGCCCCGCAGCGTCGCCCTGCGCCTCCTCCTCCCGACCAATATGCGCGACCGTCTTGCGATTGAAGGCGTCGGGAATCTCGGGATGCTCGGCGCGCAGATCGCGAATCGCATGGTCGACGATGTTGAGCAACGTGCGGCTGCCGAGCGCCATGGCGACGGCAAAGTACTGCGGCGGCCCCGGCAGCTGCGTGAGGGCGAGCGCATCGACGGCATATTGGCGCAAGGAGACGTCGTCGTCGAAAACCGCATCGACCTCGCCGCGCTTGAGGGCGCCGACGGCGTCGTCCATCGAGTCGTAATA
It encodes:
- a CDS encoding choice-of-anchor tandem repeat GloVer-containing protein, coding for MKRLRILLIVSFAATLAACGGALNPAAPNLAASSARSHAFGAQNPAVSGYKQLYIFKGTPDGASPYSGFIALNGTLYGTTLNGSKNYCSQSCGSNNCYLGCGTVFSVSSTGKESIVYNFKGNFNSGSDGSWPFAGLTMLGGTMYGVASSAGAHQHGAVFTVNGAGSESVIYSFAGGNDGEVAEAPVIAFRGKLYGTTVYGGGTGCGGAGCGTVYSVTTGGSESVLYSFKGGSDGQRAYAPVTEVDGKLYGATLEGGQGCGSTGCGTIFSMTLTGKERVIYRFGGTSDGAYPNGLTAVSDVLYGTTEGGGTRSSGTFFSITPSGTLKTLYNFTDIPDGNLPGATLIHSKGAFYGTTVGGGTTGNGTVFKVTPGGTETVLHSFAAGNDGSDAQGPVYLFNRWLYGTTTKGGGTGCGGNGCGTVFKVKP
- a CDS encoding VOC family protein, yielding MNVRKLNHAVLRVRDLDRSLGFYHDVLGLEPIARMGHVMAFMRAPGSLNHHDLGLASVGPNAPPPNERGVGLYHLAWEVEEIESLRDARAALERYGTLSGASDHGATKSIYGYDPDGNEFEVMWMVPREHWGEYENAAPTRPLNLDAEIARWSVKTSTG
- a CDS encoding PaaI family thioesterase, with translation MRARMRSIPIFRSLGLSNIRLGAGALECTVARNPEFDGIFDSFHGGMLMTAADSAAAIVSLTIWGADARITTTDMNIRFLAPARSDVKLFAQAIKKGRTLCPVTANFWRDDGALVAVAQVTYMRLT
- a CDS encoding Uma2 family endonuclease, with product MTLPEIVLPQTKPETEWVRGRPLQKVSPQRTHSLLQVALAMQLGRWAERRGEIGTEWSFRVAPPGEVRRPLVPDVSYVSNERLRPLTDAEIEIPPLSPDVAVEILSPDDRRIDIDDKISVYLRAGSSLVVVVDPRRRVVELHDSAGVAQLDESQTIEHRALPGFSYPLRDLFAVLRRS
- a CDS encoding class I SAM-dependent methyltransferase produces the protein MHSYMFDQASTAEYERLDLMSKILDPWTQASLLALGVHEGWSCLELGGGNGSITQWLCEQVGASGSVTSVDINPQLIELVDAPNLTVRQADLRTADLPRDAFDLVMCRAMLHQIADYAQTVLEKMAAALKPGGWLFVCEPDFHLALACEPKAWRDAWNGIIAWGKSQGVEWFIGRRLPAMVQALGLGHPDAKTEVPNIRGTTRDAVYFQLFFETVRERVISAGFVDAKTLDAANVLLSDPNCWTQCWMLTSVWVRKPL
- a CDS encoding sigma-70 family RNA polymerase sigma factor — encoded protein: MKQNDGLVARACAGDDAAAANLICAVWPDAYRIAWSIVRNRAAAEDAAQEACARAWRRLKGLRNPERFAVWFYRIVVNEARRAQRSIRRDEPVEAAARHDEASHDDRIAVRAAVDALEPRLRLPIVLRYFYGLRSTEIAQVLGAPAVTVRWWLMLAHRRLRVALDDPASPLQHTAAPDGRFKDESIAAG
- a CDS encoding family 1 glycosylhydrolase, with product MPFKFGVATADHQCEAYDGRDDIRDVWERVRGLVPRGKATDFWNRYREDVELAHGLGCTMFRLSLSWARLEPEPGAWSDEAFAHYRDVLQAIRDAGMSAVVTLVHNSWPLHVQAAGNGAGPLDPGFPDRVTAFATEVAQRLGDLIDYYVTLNEPNQLVYGWIKGFWMRAYAMPPGQPPYQSGDAQMDDVLTLIPNLFRAHAKARDAIRRIRPNARVGTNPLVLGLPQWLQRWIDRNATHLQSPQDAKRQAARIAQSDVDAGGRVDCSIAQITMTLQRGQHAFFSEPYYCAHLAALHAGSFALPADIQTWRGRVAVLADTLPASIVGGSFPAATVSYYDSMDDAVGALKRGEVDAVFDDDVSLRQYAVDALALTQLPGPPQYFAVAMALGSRTLLNIVDHAIRDLRAEHPEIPDAFNRKTVAHIGREEEAQGDAAGPVPEMDRSFARIRKRGKLRVGISPGVEGLCTVTLRHAQGDTASAPFDTRAARAAQDETGANAPRERASAQAAAALATMRATRRIGRAGLIMSGASEAPKPQYEGLEPEIARRVAQLIFGDPDRVEFVPVQGERRLQATRSPWLHALFGLRKSLAIFSTLLGTNWWNLGMAGKLPEFLCPAESVGTLDFVGLDYYWGVPSFWPGELHRLSAAADFQYASAPVWPGALSVILTETARAFPGKPIIVIENGCVGRASGMARADYLKAHVSEVRKAVASGVPVEAYLCWSITSNREWGLPFDDGSDFGLYHIDLDTDPELKRIPTDASRTYAALIAESSQS